One genomic window of Haloarchaeobius salinus includes the following:
- the lonB gene encoding ATP-dependent protease LonB — MSNDSDPNDGPPPTVEETVDEREPESDDTPNPDREEGFEPVIPEDDGSPDDGGLHDATVEEGTDDEGTIDDEGPDIDRLGSDVEVDIGAEIDEEIEEDDLLGGLKVDSTSEIEVPDRLVDQVIGQDDARDIVKKAAKQRRHVMMIGSPGTGKSMLAKAMSQLLPKEDLQDILVYHNPDDGNEPKVRTVPAGKGDQIIEAYKDEARKRNQMRSFLMLIIMAVVLVYAVVTRSLLLGILAAGVVYLAFRYSGRSTDSMIPNLVVNNAEQQTAPFEDATGAHAGALLGDVRHDPFQSGGMETPSHDRVEPGAIHKANKGVLFVDEINTLDIRSQQKLMTAIQEGEFGITGQSERSSGAMVQTEPVPCDFVMVAAGNLDAMENMHPALRSRIKGYGYEVYMDDTIEDTPEMRRKYARFIAQEVENDGRLPHFTRDAAEEVILEAKRRSGRKGHLTLELRNLGGLVRVAGDIARGEDRDETTRDDVIQAKRRSRGIEQQLADNYIERRKDYEMTVSEGDVVGRVNGLAVMGEDSGIVLPVMAEVAPSQGPGKVIATGKLQEMAEEAVQNVSAIIKKFSDEDISEKDIHIQFVQAGQQGVDGDSASITVATAVISALEDMPVAQDLAMTGSLSVRGDVLPVGGVTHKIEAAAKAGLDRVIIPKANEQDVMIEDEYKDQIEIIPVSHISEVLDVALAGEPDKDSLVDRLKSITGSALEHDIGRSGGSPSPQ; from the coding sequence ATGAGTAACGATAGTGACCCCAACGACGGCCCCCCGCCGACGGTCGAGGAGACGGTCGACGAGCGGGAGCCCGAAAGTGACGACACCCCCAACCCCGACCGCGAGGAGGGGTTCGAGCCGGTGATCCCCGAGGACGATGGGTCCCCGGACGACGGTGGCCTCCACGACGCGACCGTCGAGGAGGGTACCGACGACGAGGGCACCATCGACGACGAGGGGCCCGACATCGACCGCCTGGGCAGCGACGTCGAGGTGGACATCGGGGCCGAGATCGACGAGGAGATCGAGGAGGACGACCTCCTCGGCGGCCTGAAGGTCGACTCCACGTCGGAGATCGAGGTGCCAGACCGTCTCGTCGACCAGGTTATCGGGCAGGACGACGCCCGCGACATCGTCAAGAAGGCGGCCAAGCAGCGCCGCCACGTGATGATGATCGGCTCCCCGGGTACCGGGAAGTCGATGCTCGCGAAGGCCATGTCCCAGCTCCTCCCGAAGGAGGACCTCCAGGACATCCTCGTCTACCACAACCCGGACGACGGCAACGAGCCGAAGGTCCGCACGGTCCCCGCCGGCAAGGGCGACCAGATCATCGAGGCGTACAAGGACGAGGCCAGGAAGCGCAACCAGATGCGCTCGTTCCTGATGCTCATCATCATGGCCGTGGTCCTCGTCTACGCCGTGGTCACTCGCAGCCTGCTGCTGGGTATCCTCGCGGCCGGTGTCGTCTACCTCGCGTTCCGCTACTCCGGCCGCTCGACGGACTCGATGATCCCGAACCTCGTCGTGAACAACGCCGAACAGCAGACCGCGCCGTTCGAGGACGCGACGGGCGCACACGCCGGCGCGCTGCTGGGCGACGTCCGCCACGACCCGTTCCAGTCCGGCGGCATGGAGACGCCGAGCCACGACCGCGTCGAGCCCGGTGCCATCCACAAGGCCAACAAGGGCGTGCTGTTCGTCGACGAGATCAACACGCTCGACATCCGCAGCCAGCAGAAGCTGATGACGGCCATCCAGGAGGGCGAGTTCGGCATCACCGGCCAGTCCGAGCGCTCCTCGGGCGCGATGGTCCAGACCGAGCCCGTGCCCTGTGACTTCGTCATGGTCGCGGCCGGGAACCTCGACGCGATGGAGAACATGCACCCCGCGCTCCGCAGCCGTATCAAGGGCTACGGGTACGAGGTGTACATGGACGACACCATCGAGGACACCCCCGAGATGCGCCGGAAGTACGCCCGCTTCATCGCCCAGGAGGTCGAGAACGACGGGCGGCTCCCGCACTTCACCCGCGACGCCGCCGAGGAGGTCATCCTCGAGGCGAAGCGCCGCTCGGGCCGGAAGGGCCACCTGACGCTCGAACTGCGGAACCTGGGTGGACTTGTCCGCGTCGCCGGCGACATCGCCCGCGGCGAGGACCGCGACGAGACCACGCGCGACGACGTCATCCAGGCCAAGCGCCGCTCGCGTGGCATCGAACAGCAGCTCGCGGACAACTACATCGAGCGCCGCAAGGACTACGAGATGACGGTCTCCGAGGGCGACGTGGTCGGCCGCGTCAACGGCCTCGCGGTCATGGGCGAGGACTCCGGTATCGTCCTCCCCGTCATGGCCGAGGTCGCCCCCTCGCAGGGCCCCGGGAAGGTCATCGCCACCGGGAAGCTGCAGGAGATGGCCGAGGAGGCGGTGCAGAACGTCTCCGCCATCATCAAGAAGTTCTCCGACGAGGACATCTCGGAGAAGGACATCCACATCCAGTTCGTGCAGGCGGGCCAGCAGGGCGTCGACGGCGACTCCGCGTCCATCACGGTCGCGACCGCCGTCATCAGCGCGCTGGAGGACATGCCCGTCGCGCAGGACCTCGCCATGACCGGCTCCCTCTCCGTGCGGGGCGACGTGCTGCCCGTCGGCGGCGTGACCCACAAGATCGAGGCGGCCGCGAAGGCCGGGCTCGACCGGGTCATCATCCCGAAGGCGAACGAGCAGGACGTGATGATCGAGGACGAGTACAAGGACCAGATCGAGATCATCCCGGTCAGCCACATCAGCGAGGTGCTGGACGTGGCGCTCGCCGGCGAGCCCGACAAGGACTCGCTGGTCGACCGGCTGAAGTCCATCACGGGCTCCGCGCTGGAGCACGACATCGGCCGCAGCGGCGGCTCCCCGAGCCCGCAGTAA
- a CDS encoding nicotinamide-nucleotide adenylyltransferase: MTRGFYIGRFQPYHNGHHSMVETIAEEVDELVLGIGSAGDSHSEHDPFTAGERIMMLTKSLVDSDLVTYAVPIEDLDRNSVWVSHVQSMCPTFDVAYSNNPLVIRLFEEAGIEVRQSPMFNREVLEGSEVRERMVEGGDWESLVPDACAEVVREIDGVERIQMVADTDTNGA, translated from the coding sequence ATGACGCGGGGATTCTACATCGGCCGGTTCCAGCCGTACCACAACGGCCACCACAGCATGGTCGAGACCATCGCGGAGGAGGTCGACGAACTCGTCCTCGGTATCGGGAGCGCGGGCGACTCCCACTCCGAGCACGACCCCTTCACCGCCGGCGAGCGCATCATGATGCTCACGAAGTCGCTCGTCGACTCCGACCTCGTCACCTACGCCGTCCCCATCGAGGACCTCGACCGCAACTCCGTCTGGGTGAGCCACGTCCAGAGCATGTGCCCCACCTTCGACGTGGCGTACTCGAACAACCCGCTCGTCATCCGGCTGTTCGAGGAGGCCGGCATCGAGGTCCGGCAGTCGCCGATGTTCAACCGCGAGGTGCTGGAGGGCTCGGAGGTCCGCGAGCGCATGGTCGAGGGTGGTGACTGGGAGTCGCTGGTTCCCGACGCCTGCGCCGAGGTCGTCCGCGAGATCGACGGCGTCGAGCGCATCCAGATGGTCGCCGATACGGACACGAACGGGGCGTGA
- a CDS encoding SAM hydrolase/SAM-dependent halogenase family protein: protein MITLSSDFGSPYPAAMRGVILDRCDARLVDVSHEFPRHDVRATAFWLRETLPYFPPAVHCVVVDPGVGTDRDAVVVRVGRHALVAPDNGVVIPVARALAGLDPGEPLADATHQTVAAYIVDDESAASSTFHGRDVFAPAAARVHEVGVAAVGGMEGVEATDVADLVDCTLPPASVDGDRAVGEVLVVDDFGNAVTNVPGGFLADTDAVTVNGERVPAGETFAAVPEGEQLVTVGSHGNVECDVNRGRGDEAFGLAPGDEVTIERC from the coding sequence ATGATAACGCTCTCGTCGGATTTCGGCTCGCCGTACCCCGCGGCGATGCGCGGCGTCATCCTCGACCGCTGCGACGCGCGGCTGGTCGACGTGAGCCACGAGTTCCCCCGGCACGACGTGCGGGCGACGGCGTTCTGGCTGCGCGAGACGCTGCCCTACTTCCCGCCGGCGGTCCACTGCGTCGTCGTCGACCCGGGCGTCGGCACCGACCGGGACGCCGTCGTCGTCCGGGTGGGCCGGCACGCGCTCGTCGCGCCGGACAACGGGGTCGTCATTCCCGTGGCGCGGGCGCTGGCCGGCCTCGACCCGGGTGAGCCGCTCGCCGACGCGACCCACCAGACGGTCGCGGCGTACATCGTCGACGACGAGAGCGCGGCCTCCAGCACGTTCCACGGCCGGGACGTGTTCGCACCTGCCGCAGCGCGCGTCCACGAGGTCGGCGTCGCCGCCGTCGGCGGCATGGAGGGCGTCGAGGCGACCGACGTGGCCGACCTCGTGGACTGCACGCTCCCGCCGGCGTCCGTCGATGGCGACCGTGCCGTCGGTGAGGTGCTGGTCGTCGACGACTTCGGCAACGCGGTGACGAACGTGCCGGGCGGCTTCCTCGCGGACACGGACGCCGTGACGGTGAACGGCGAGCGCGTTCCCGCCGGCGAGACGTTCGCGGCGGTGCCCGAGGGCGAGCAGCTGGTCACGGTCGGCAGTCACGGCAACGTCGAGTGCGACGTGAACCGGGGCCGCGGCGACGAGGCGTTCGGGCTGGCACCGGGCGATGAGGTGACCATCGAGCGATGCTGA
- a CDS encoding trimeric intracellular cation channel family protein has product MLNALAALTPFAAMNAIGTVAFGVAGASKGVDADLDYLGVTVLGVVTALGGGITRDLLVGRVPSALTAETDVLLALAGVALAIALVRAERGSIADSPLLTIPDAIGLAAFTATGAIVGVEAGLSPFGVVVCATLTGVGGGAIRDVLAQEVPFVLHEDFYATCAIAGGAVFWLLWTADVASPVPTVACVAVALGLRLMGMRRGWSLPTVA; this is encoded by the coding sequence ATGCTGAACGCCCTCGCTGCGCTGACCCCCTTCGCGGCGATGAACGCCATCGGCACGGTCGCGTTCGGCGTCGCCGGCGCGTCGAAGGGCGTCGACGCCGACCTCGACTACCTCGGCGTGACCGTCCTCGGCGTCGTGACGGCGCTCGGCGGCGGCATCACCCGCGACCTGCTCGTCGGGCGCGTCCCGTCGGCCCTGACCGCCGAGACGGACGTGCTGCTCGCGCTCGCGGGCGTCGCGCTCGCCATCGCGCTCGTCAGGGCCGAACGGGGCAGCATCGCGGACTCACCGCTGCTGACGATCCCGGACGCCATCGGGCTGGCGGCGTTCACCGCCACCGGGGCCATCGTCGGCGTCGAGGCCGGCCTCTCGCCGTTCGGCGTCGTCGTCTGTGCGACGCTGACCGGGGTCGGCGGCGGTGCCATCCGGGACGTGCTCGCACAGGAGGTACCGTTCGTCCTCCACGAGGACTTCTACGCGACGTGTGCCATCGCCGGTGGGGCCGTCTTCTGGCTGCTCTGGACCGCGGACGTCGCATCCCCGGTGCCGACCGTCGCCTGCGTCGCCGTCGCGCTCGGGCTCCGGCTGATGGGGATGCGCCGGGGCTGGTCGCTGCCGACGGTCGCGTGA
- a CDS encoding TIGR02587 family membrane protein, whose protein sequence is MSTTDGGTVRTGGEEATVEMETVFEELEELEDIVDTEVEREKVRQTMRTLRRARQPRVFGRFRSSFGLQDAGEALVGSFVFGIPMIVEGGTLEIAEHLSTRLQVLGMTLLVGVALVLGILHAAGFEDVEADRLFGVVPVRLLGVLGIATVTSVVLMTAWGRVDWATPWIATSATGLTAVVMAVGAALGDVVSEP, encoded by the coding sequence ATGAGTACGACCGACGGGGGGACCGTCCGGACCGGCGGCGAGGAGGCAACCGTCGAGATGGAGACGGTGTTCGAGGAGCTGGAGGAACTGGAGGATATCGTCGACACGGAGGTGGAACGCGAGAAGGTCAGGCAGACGATGCGGACGCTCCGCCGTGCGCGTCAGCCACGGGTGTTCGGTCGGTTCCGCTCCTCGTTCGGTCTGCAGGACGCGGGCGAGGCGCTCGTCGGGAGCTTCGTCTTCGGCATCCCGATGATCGTCGAGGGTGGCACCCTCGAGATCGCCGAACACCTCTCGACGCGGCTGCAGGTGCTCGGCATGACGCTCCTCGTCGGTGTCGCACTGGTTCTCGGCATCCTCCACGCGGCGGGATTCGAGGACGTCGAGGCGGACAGGCTGTTCGGGGTCGTCCCCGTCCGGCTGCTCGGGGTGCTCGGCATCGCGACGGTGACGTCCGTCGTCCTGATGACAGCCTGGGGACGCGTGGACTGGGCGACGCCCTGGATTGCGACGAGCGCGACGGGACTCACCGCCGTCGTGATGGCCGTCGGCGCGGCCCTGGGGGACGTCGTCTCCGAACCCTGA
- the thsA gene encoding thermosome subunit alpha encodes MFILAEDSQRTHGRDAQSSNITAGKAVAEAVRTTLGPRGMDKMLVDSTGDVVITNDGATILTEMDIEHPAAQMLVEVAETQEEAVGDGTTTAAVLAGRLLAQAEDLLENDVHPTTIVEGYHEAVRIALEAIDEQVLDAAVDDDTLRKVAESSMTGKGTGGLTADQLAETVVSAIRHVEDDDGHVNRDDVRVFTKVGASSNATELVEGIIVDEEPVHDEMPKHVTDASVLVLDVELDVRTADIDAEYQVTSVDQLTAAMDAEEAELRKYAKTIADADVDVVFATDDIDGRVASFLAEEGVLAFEGLSNSDARAIATATGARRVGALDDLESNDFGHVDAIDVEHVGDEQLTFVEGGAAASSVTVFVRGGTEHVVDELERALEDALDVVSVAVESGEVLPGAGASELAIAAAVRDAASGIEGRKQLAVEAFADAVDVIPRTLAENTGMDPIDALVSLRARREDGDVVGLISEGETGRVDDPLAYGILDPADVKREAVESATEAATMILRIDDVIAAN; translated from the coding sequence ATGTTCATCCTGGCCGAGGACTCACAGCGCACACACGGCCGGGACGCCCAGTCCTCGAACATCACCGCCGGCAAGGCGGTCGCCGAGGCCGTACGGACCACGCTCGGACCCCGCGGCATGGACAAGATGCTCGTCGACTCGACGGGCGACGTGGTCATCACGAACGACGGCGCGACCATCCTGACCGAGATGGACATCGAGCACCCGGCGGCGCAGATGCTCGTCGAGGTCGCCGAGACCCAGGAGGAGGCCGTCGGCGACGGCACCACGACCGCGGCTGTCCTCGCGGGCCGACTCCTCGCCCAGGCGGAGGACCTGCTGGAGAACGACGTACACCCGACCACCATCGTCGAGGGCTACCACGAGGCCGTGCGCATCGCCCTCGAGGCCATCGACGAGCAGGTGCTCGACGCGGCGGTCGACGACGACACGCTCCGCAAGGTCGCCGAGTCCAGCATGACCGGCAAGGGGACCGGCGGCCTCACCGCCGACCAGCTCGCCGAGACCGTCGTCTCCGCGATCCGCCACGTCGAGGACGACGACGGCCACGTCAACCGCGACGACGTCCGCGTGTTCACGAAGGTCGGCGCGTCCTCGAACGCGACCGAGCTCGTCGAGGGCATCATCGTCGACGAGGAGCCCGTCCACGACGAGATGCCCAAGCACGTCACCGACGCCTCGGTGCTCGTGCTCGACGTCGAACTCGATGTCCGCACCGCCGACATCGACGCCGAGTACCAGGTCACGTCCGTCGACCAGCTCACCGCCGCGATGGACGCCGAGGAGGCCGAGCTCCGCAAGTACGCGAAGACCATCGCCGACGCCGACGTCGACGTCGTCTTCGCGACCGACGACATCGACGGCCGGGTGGCGTCCTTCCTCGCCGAGGAGGGCGTGCTGGCCTTCGAAGGCCTCTCGAACAGCGACGCACGCGCCATCGCCACCGCGACCGGCGCACGCCGCGTCGGCGCACTGGACGACCTCGAGTCAAACGACTTCGGCCACGTCGACGCCATCGACGTCGAGCACGTCGGCGACGAACAGCTCACCTTCGTCGAGGGCGGCGCGGCCGCCAGCTCCGTAACGGTCTTCGTCCGCGGCGGCACCGAGCACGTCGTCGACGAGCTGGAGCGCGCGCTCGAAGATGCTCTCGACGTTGTCAGCGTCGCCGTCGAGTCCGGCGAGGTCCTACCCGGCGCTGGAGCGTCCGAACTCGCCATCGCCGCCGCGGTGCGGGACGCCGCCTCCGGCATCGAGGGGCGCAAGCAGCTCGCCGTCGAGGCGTTCGCCGACGCGGTCGACGTCATCCCGCGCACGCTCGCCGAGAACACCGGGATGGACCCCATCGACGCGCTCGTCTCGCTGCGCGCCCGCCGCGAGGACGGTGACGTCGTCGGTCTCATCAGCGAGGGCGAGACCGGCCGCGTGGACGACCCGCTCGCCTACGGCATCCTCGACCCCGCCGACGTGAAGCGCGAGGCCGTCGAGTCCGCCACCGAGGCCGCGACGATGATCCTGCGCATCGACGACGTCATCGCCGCGAACTGA
- a CDS encoding amidohydrolase family protein: MLELEHRFRVVDVHVQLPTDEYGSTGTHTTTPETVEREMRQAGVVRAVTFPEPRPDEGSYLTANNAVARHSVDRPFLAFARLAGPRDPGAGASSRLRNLAASRKEYHAGPEDVEQYAYDDRFHGFVVDPLHDGLPDGAVVDVLGEVGLPVLVRAGSEFPPAAVERTLLGRGFPVVLAHFGGYPLDREAIERTIELLDGHDDVYVDTSFVRFREPMERALLEHPDRVLFGSGAPAVHPNVGVMELLTLDVSEDKMRRAFSKNAVRVVDGLAPEAMD; encoded by the coding sequence ATGCTGGAGCTGGAGCACCGCTTCCGCGTGGTCGATGTCCACGTCCAGCTGCCGACAGACGAGTACGGTTCGACCGGGACACACACCACGACGCCGGAGACCGTCGAGCGCGAGATGCGCCAGGCGGGTGTCGTGCGCGCGGTGACGTTCCCGGAGCCACGGCCGGACGAGGGGTCGTACCTGACCGCGAACAACGCGGTGGCACGGCACAGCGTCGACCGGCCGTTCCTGGCGTTCGCGCGGCTGGCGGGGCCGCGGGACCCGGGGGCGGGCGCGTCGAGCCGGCTGCGGAACCTGGCGGCGTCACGCAAGGAGTACCACGCCGGGCCCGAGGACGTGGAGCAGTACGCCTACGACGACCGGTTCCACGGGTTCGTCGTCGACCCGTTGCACGACGGGCTCCCGGACGGGGCGGTCGTCGACGTGCTCGGCGAGGTCGGCCTGCCGGTGCTGGTTCGCGCCGGCAGCGAGTTCCCGCCGGCCGCGGTCGAACGGACCCTGCTCGGGCGCGGCTTCCCGGTCGTCCTCGCGCACTTCGGTGGCTACCCGCTGGACCGGGAGGCGATAGAGCGCACCATCGAGCTGCTCGACGGCCACGACGACGTGTACGTCGACACGAGCTTCGTGCGGTTCCGCGAGCCGATGGAGCGGGCGTTGCTGGAGCATCCCGACCGGGTCCTGTTCGGCTCGGGTGCGCCGGCGGTCCACCCGAACGTGGGCGTGATGGAGCTGCTGACACTCGACGTCTCGGAGGACAAGATGCGCCGGGCCTTCTCGAAGAACGCGGTCCGGGTGGTCGACGGGCTCGCGCCGGAGGCGATGGACTGA
- a CDS encoding glycosyltransferase family 2 protein, with product MDLSVVVPTLNGRDRLHSSLDALSSVAPSAEVVVVNGPSSDGTTGMVRARDDVDTLVEISERNVNVARNAGFEVATGDVVAFVSYDLAVEESWHDALVAAFDEGADVVTGPTHRTVPAGMTTETEERRTIAGRPVAYFNGDNVALRRGALTALDGFDEYLQTGGARDAAHRIAVMRYDVDWCGDMCVRGEYETDGGREPEDWEWKYRALAYRMVKNYGVRPTVARRTLADALGDGVASLRDVLTGNRPPSEWLGSGRAVTKGLVVGAKDGLAARKADRSPRRNPNGVSTRADRAVCRYDIAETAD from the coding sequence ATGGACCTCTCGGTGGTCGTTCCGACCCTGAACGGTCGGGACCGACTCCACAGCTCGCTCGACGCGCTCTCGAGCGTCGCCCCGTCGGCCGAGGTCGTCGTCGTCAACGGCCCCTCCTCCGACGGGACGACCGGGATGGTCAGGGCTCGGGACGACGTCGACACGCTGGTCGAGATCAGCGAGCGCAACGTCAACGTCGCCCGGAACGCCGGCTTCGAGGTCGCGACCGGTGACGTCGTCGCGTTCGTCAGCTACGACCTCGCCGTCGAGGAGTCCTGGCACGACGCGCTCGTCGCGGCGTTCGACGAGGGGGCCGACGTCGTCACCGGCCCGACCCATCGGACCGTCCCCGCCGGCATGACCACCGAGACCGAGGAGCGCCGCACCATCGCCGGCCGGCCAGTCGCGTACTTCAACGGCGACAACGTCGCGCTCCGGCGGGGTGCACTCACCGCACTCGACGGCTTCGACGAGTACCTGCAGACCGGCGGTGCCCGCGACGCCGCCCACCGGATCGCCGTCATGCGCTACGACGTGGACTGGTGCGGCGACATGTGCGTCCGCGGCGAGTACGAGACAGACGGCGGTCGCGAACCCGAGGACTGGGAGTGGAAGTACCGGGCGCTCGCCTACCGCATGGTGAAGAACTACGGCGTCCGCCCGACGGTGGCGCGTCGGACCCTCGCCGACGCACTCGGCGACGGAGTCGCCTCCCTCCGCGACGTGCTGACCGGGAACCGACCGCCCTCCGAGTGGCTCGGGAGCGGTCGTGCCGTCACGAAGGGCCTCGTCGTCGGCGCGAAGGACGGCCTCGCAGCACGGAAGGCCGACCGGTCGCCCCGCAGAAATCCGAACGGCGTCTCCACGCGCGCGGACCGCGCCGTCTGTCGGTACGACATCGCCGAGACGGCCGACTGA
- a CDS encoding class I SAM-dependent methyltransferase encodes MKGQEWYQTAEVAEEYEEKRFSGGGRLIDRREKRAVLEAIGPVDGKDVLEIACGTGRFTVMLAERGADIVGLDISAEMLQQGRKKAQAAGVADHLEFMRGDAARLPFPDDHFDTVMAMRFFHLADTPASFLAEMQRVSKDQVFFDTFNRFSTRSIYNWALPMGSRLYSRGEVESLLDSAGLRLAQDDHDFVLPYGFYRQIPGSVARTFRSVDTSILGAPGLERLASVSYWTATVE; translated from the coding sequence GTGAAGGGCCAGGAGTGGTACCAGACCGCCGAGGTCGCCGAGGAGTACGAGGAGAAGCGCTTCTCCGGCGGCGGTCGACTCATCGACCGTCGCGAGAAGCGCGCCGTCCTCGAAGCCATCGGCCCGGTCGACGGGAAGGACGTGCTCGAGATCGCCTGCGGGACCGGCCGGTTCACGGTGATGCTGGCCGAACGCGGGGCCGACATCGTCGGCCTCGACATCTCCGCCGAGATGCTACAACAGGGCCGGAAGAAGGCCCAGGCCGCCGGGGTCGCCGACCACCTGGAGTTCATGCGTGGCGACGCCGCGCGCCTCCCCTTCCCGGACGACCACTTCGACACCGTGATGGCGATGCGCTTCTTCCACCTCGCCGACACCCCCGCATCGTTCCTCGCCGAGATGCAGCGCGTCTCGAAGGACCAGGTGTTCTTCGACACGTTCAACCGCTTCTCGACGCGGAGTATCTACAACTGGGCGCTACCGATGGGGTCGCGGCTCTACTCCCGTGGCGAGGTCGAGTCCCTGCTGGACAGCGCGGGACTCCGGCTCGCACAGGACGACCACGACTTCGTGCTCCCGTACGGCTTCTACCGGCAGATCCCCGGTAGCGTCGCGCGGACGTTCCGTTCCGTCGACACGAGTATCCTCGGGGCACCGGGGCTCGAACGCCTCGCATCCGTTTCGTACTGGACCGCGACGGTAGAATGA
- a CDS encoding PPOX class F420-dependent oxidoreductase codes for MAEIPSSHRDLFEKKTFAHFATLMPDGTPQVTPVWVDYDPEANHVLVNTARGRRKERNVSRDAQVGIEMSDPGDPYRYLSVQGEVESVSAEGADAHADELAGRYMDLDEYPNHGEEMGERVVIRIRPERVVAN; via the coding sequence ATGGCCGAGATCCCGTCCTCCCACCGCGACCTGTTCGAGAAGAAGACGTTCGCGCACTTCGCGACGCTGATGCCGGACGGTACCCCACAGGTGACGCCGGTCTGGGTCGACTACGACCCGGAGGCGAACCACGTGCTGGTGAACACGGCCCGCGGCCGGCGGAAGGAGCGCAACGTGAGCCGGGACGCACAGGTCGGCATCGAGATGAGCGACCCCGGGGACCCGTACCGGTACCTCTCGGTGCAGGGCGAGGTCGAGTCGGTGTCGGCCGAGGGGGCGGACGCACACGCCGACGAGCTCGCGGGCCGGTACATGGACCTCGACGAGTACCCGAATCACGGCGAGGAGATGGGCGAACGGGTCGTCATCCGCATCCGGCCGGAGCGGGTCGTCGCGAACTGA
- a CDS encoding MarR family transcriptional regulator, with protein MSMSTADDRADDAEELLSDAEYRERLRELPPSAKLVSKVLETEAPLSQGQLAEESLLPDRTVRYALNRLEEAGLVSSRYSFQDARKQVYFLNC; from the coding sequence ATGAGCATGAGCACCGCCGACGACCGTGCAGACGATGCCGAAGAACTCCTCTCCGATGCGGAGTACCGGGAGCGCCTCCGCGAGCTCCCCCCGAGCGCGAAGCTCGTCTCCAAGGTACTGGAGACGGAGGCTCCGCTCTCGCAGGGGCAGCTCGCCGAGGAGTCCCTGCTCCCCGACCGTACGGTCCGGTACGCGCTCAACCGCCTCGAGGAGGCCGGGCTCGTCAGCTCCCGCTACAGCTTCCAGGACGCCCGGAAGCAGGTCTACTTCCTGAACTGCTGA
- a CDS encoding MBL fold metallo-hydrolase, which yields MNDITTVPVGVSTRAPSGRTNTYLVGDDPAVLVDPAGRSDELDAAVAERSVGHVVVTHTHRDHVGAVAEYAAESDATVWARYGRTDRFADATGATPDGTLRDGDVLPETDVTAVETPGHAPDHLAFETDAGIVCGDLAVAAGSVVVGRPDGDLRAYLASLRRVYARDPDRLFPGHGPTVDDPRATCARLIHHRLDREERVLAAVENGATRLGEVLDAAYDKDLAGVRDLALRTVESHLRKLAVEGRIRWDGREVAPADD from the coding sequence GTGAACGACATCACCACCGTCCCGGTCGGGGTTTCGACACGCGCCCCGTCGGGACGGACGAACACGTACCTCGTCGGTGACGACCCCGCGGTCCTCGTCGACCCCGCCGGCCGGAGCGACGAGCTCGACGCCGCCGTCGCGGAACGCTCGGTCGGCCACGTCGTCGTCACGCACACCCACCGCGACCACGTCGGCGCAGTGGCCGAGTACGCCGCCGAGTCGGACGCGACGGTATGGGCACGATACGGCCGCACCGACCGGTTCGCCGACGCGACCGGGGCCACGCCCGACGGGACGCTCCGGGATGGGGACGTGCTGCCGGAGACCGACGTGACCGCCGTCGAGACGCCCGGACACGCGCCGGACCATCTCGCCTTCGAGACCGACGCCGGCATCGTCTGTGGCGACCTCGCCGTCGCCGCGGGCAGCGTCGTCGTCGGGCGACCCGATGGCGACCTCCGGGCGTACCTCGCGAGCCTCCGTCGTGTGTACGCCCGCGACCCGGACCGACTCTTTCCGGGCCACGGCCCCACTGTCGACGACCCGCGTGCGACCTGCGCGCGGCTCATCCACCACCGCCTCGACCGGGAGGAACGCGTGCTCGCCGCCGTCGAGAACGGCGCGACCCGCCTCGGCGAGGTACTCGACGCCGCCTACGACAAGGACCTCGCCGGCGTCCGCGACCTCGCGCTCCGGACCGTGGAGTCCCACCTCCGGAAGCTCGCGGTCGAGGGGCGAATCCGCTGGGACGGCCGTGAGGTCGCCCCTGCCGACGACTGA